The following are encoded in a window of Rosa chinensis cultivar Old Blush chromosome 4, RchiOBHm-V2, whole genome shotgun sequence genomic DNA:
- the LOC112200369 gene encoding FGGY carbohydrate kinase domain-containing protein isoform X1: MDSLRFNTTPSPPTPSITTLLPPNAYSSYSSISLEMTSAVSAAPTATARSVFLGVDVGTGSARAGVFDENGKLLGSSSSPIQIWKDGDCVEQSSTDIWHAISAAVKAACSLAEVSGDEVKGLGFAATCSLVAVDADGSPVTVSWSGDSRRNIIVWMDHRAVEQAERINSRNSPVLQYCGGALSPEMQPPKLLWVKENLPESWSMVFRWMDLSDWLSYRATWDDTRSLCTTVCKWTYLGHAHMQQNNEKDSRDMEACGWDDDFWEEIGLGDLVEGHHAKIGRSVAFPGHPLGSGLTSTAAKELGLVPGIPVGTSLIDAHAGGVGVLEGVPSSDSHPKESDIEALCHRMVLVCGTSTCHMVVSQKKLFIPGVWGPYWSAMVPEQWLTEGGQSATGALLDYIIENHVASPHLANRAASQRISVFELLNKILETMMHDLKRPFLASLTEDIHVLPDFHGNRSPIADPKAKGIICGLTLDTSEKQLALQYLSTLQGIAYGTRHIVEHCNAQGHKIDTILACGGLVKNPLFIQEHADIIGCPIILPRESEPVLLGAAILGAVAARKYSSMHDAMKALNASGQVIHPSKDPKVKKYHDAKYRIFRELYDQQLSHRSLMAQALT, translated from the exons ATGGACTCGCTCCGATTCAACACCACTCCTTCGCCCCCAACACCATCCATCACAACGCTCCTCCCCCCAAACGCTTATTCCTCATACTCTTCCATCTCTCTCGAAATGACCTCCGCCGTCTCCGCCGCCCCCACCGCCACCGCCCGCTCCGTCTTCCTCGGCGTCGACGTCGGCACCGGCAGCGCCCGCGCAG GTGTGTTTGATGAGAATGGGAAGCTTCTAGGTTCGTCTAGCAGTCCCATTCAGATTTGGAAGGACGGTGATTGCGTTGAG CAATCTTCGACGGATATCTGGCATGCAATAAGTGCGGCTGTAAAAGCAGCATGCTCCCTTGCAGAAGTTTCCGGGGATGAAGTGAAGGGTCTGGGATTCGCGGCTACTTGTTCACTAG TTGCAGTGGATGCCGATGGCTCTCCTGTTACAGTTTCCTGGAGTGGTGATTCAAGGAGAAACATAATAGTATGGATGGACCATAGAGCTGTAGAACAAGCTGAAAGGATTAATTCACGCAACTCACCCGTCCTGCAGTACTGTGGTGGAGCTCTTTCCCCTGAGATGCAGCCTCCAAAG CTTTTATGGGTGAAAGAAAATCTGCCAGAATCTTGGTCAATGGTCTTCAGGTGGATGGACTTGAGTGATTGGTTATCATACAG GGCCACATGGGATGATACACGTAGTCTCTGTACAACAGTTTGTAAATGGACATATCTTGGTCATGCACATATGCAGCAAAACAATGAGAAAGATTCTCGAGACATGGAAGCTTGTGGATGGGATGATGATTTCTGGGAGGAGATTGGATTAGGTGATCTTGTAGAAGGGCATCATGCTAAGATAG GACGAAGTGTAGCCTTCCCTGGCCATCCTCTGGGTTCTGGTCTCACATCTACTGCTGCGAAG GAACTAGGTCTTGTACCAGGGATTCCTGTTGGGACTTCGCTAATTGATGCTCATGCTGGTGGTGTGGGGGTATTGGAAGGTGTGCCTTCATCAGATTCTCACCCTAAAG AGTCTGATATTGAAGCTCTATGCCATCGTATGGTGTTAGTCTGTGGAACTTCTACTTGCCATATGGTTGTATCACAGAAGAAGCTTTTCATTCCAGGTGTCTGGGGTCCGTATTGGTCAG CTATGGTACCTGAACAGTGGCTTACAGAAGGTGGTCAGAGTGCTACTGGTGCATTATTGGATTACATAATTGAAAACCATGTTGCTTCTCCTCACCTTGCCAATCGTGCTGCTTCTCAAC GCATTTCTGTATTTGAGCTTCTGAACAAGATATTGGAAACAATGATGCATGATCTGAAGCGTCCGTTCCTTGCTTCTTTGACCGAAGATATTCATGTTCTTCCTGATTTTCATGGGAACAG GTCGCCAATTGCGGATCCAAAAGCAAAAGGAATTATCTGTGGTTTAACACTTGATACAAGTGAGAAGCAATTGGCACTTCAGTACCTCTCCACACTGCAAGGTATTGCATATGGCACTCGCCATATTGTAGAGCATTGCAATGCCCAGGGTCACAAA ATTGACACTATACTAGCATGTGGAGGCCTTGTTAAGAACCCACTATTCATACAAGAACACGCAGATATAatcg GTTGCCCTATTATTCTTCCACGGGAGAGTGAGCCTGTGCTATTGGGTGCTGCCATTCTTGGTGCTGTAGCTGCAAGGAAATATTCTAGTATGCATGATGCCATGAAGGCCCTGAATGCGTCGGGGCAG GTCATCCATCCATCCAAAGATCCTAAGGTGAAGAAGTACCATGATGCCAAGTACCGCATTTTTCGTGAGCTTTATGACCAGCAGCTGTCTCATCGTTCGCTGATGGCTCAAGCCTTGACATAG
- the LOC112200369 gene encoding FGGY carbohydrate kinase domain-containing protein isoform X2 — translation MDHRAVEQAERINSRNSPVLQYCGGALSPEMQPPKLLWVKENLPESWSMVFRWMDLSDWLSYRATWDDTRSLCTTVCKWTYLGHAHMQQNNEKDSRDMEACGWDDDFWEEIGLGDLVEGHHAKIGRSVAFPGHPLGSGLTSTAAKELGLVPGIPVGTSLIDAHAGGVGVLEGVPSSDSHPKESDIEALCHRMVLVCGTSTCHMVVSQKKLFIPGVWGPYWSAMVPEQWLTEGGQSATGALLDYIIENHVASPHLANRAASQRISVFELLNKILETMMHDLKRPFLASLTEDIHVLPDFHGNRSPIADPKAKGIICGLTLDTSEKQLALQYLSTLQGIAYGTRHIVEHCNAQGHKIDTILACGGLVKNPLFIQEHADIIGCPIILPRESEPVLLGAAILGAVAARKYSSMHDAMKALNASGQVIHPSKDPKVKKYHDAKYRIFRELYDQQLSHRSLMAQALT, via the exons ATGGACCATAGAGCTGTAGAACAAGCTGAAAGGATTAATTCACGCAACTCACCCGTCCTGCAGTACTGTGGTGGAGCTCTTTCCCCTGAGATGCAGCCTCCAAAG CTTTTATGGGTGAAAGAAAATCTGCCAGAATCTTGGTCAATGGTCTTCAGGTGGATGGACTTGAGTGATTGGTTATCATACAG GGCCACATGGGATGATACACGTAGTCTCTGTACAACAGTTTGTAAATGGACATATCTTGGTCATGCACATATGCAGCAAAACAATGAGAAAGATTCTCGAGACATGGAAGCTTGTGGATGGGATGATGATTTCTGGGAGGAGATTGGATTAGGTGATCTTGTAGAAGGGCATCATGCTAAGATAG GACGAAGTGTAGCCTTCCCTGGCCATCCTCTGGGTTCTGGTCTCACATCTACTGCTGCGAAG GAACTAGGTCTTGTACCAGGGATTCCTGTTGGGACTTCGCTAATTGATGCTCATGCTGGTGGTGTGGGGGTATTGGAAGGTGTGCCTTCATCAGATTCTCACCCTAAAG AGTCTGATATTGAAGCTCTATGCCATCGTATGGTGTTAGTCTGTGGAACTTCTACTTGCCATATGGTTGTATCACAGAAGAAGCTTTTCATTCCAGGTGTCTGGGGTCCGTATTGGTCAG CTATGGTACCTGAACAGTGGCTTACAGAAGGTGGTCAGAGTGCTACTGGTGCATTATTGGATTACATAATTGAAAACCATGTTGCTTCTCCTCACCTTGCCAATCGTGCTGCTTCTCAAC GCATTTCTGTATTTGAGCTTCTGAACAAGATATTGGAAACAATGATGCATGATCTGAAGCGTCCGTTCCTTGCTTCTTTGACCGAAGATATTCATGTTCTTCCTGATTTTCATGGGAACAG GTCGCCAATTGCGGATCCAAAAGCAAAAGGAATTATCTGTGGTTTAACACTTGATACAAGTGAGAAGCAATTGGCACTTCAGTACCTCTCCACACTGCAAGGTATTGCATATGGCACTCGCCATATTGTAGAGCATTGCAATGCCCAGGGTCACAAA ATTGACACTATACTAGCATGTGGAGGCCTTGTTAAGAACCCACTATTCATACAAGAACACGCAGATATAatcg GTTGCCCTATTATTCTTCCACGGGAGAGTGAGCCTGTGCTATTGGGTGCTGCCATTCTTGGTGCTGTAGCTGCAAGGAAATATTCTAGTATGCATGATGCCATGAAGGCCCTGAATGCGTCGGGGCAG GTCATCCATCCATCCAAAGATCCTAAGGTGAAGAAGTACCATGATGCCAAGTACCGCATTTTTCGTGAGCTTTATGACCAGCAGCTGTCTCATCGTTCGCTGATGGCTCAAGCCTTGACATAG